One segment of Formicincola oecophyllae DNA contains the following:
- a CDS encoding zinc-binding alcohol dehydrogenase family protein, protein MTIPPFMEVVAARPNDFAWQRQAVPKPQGRELLVAVKAVSVNPVDVKIRSTLQPGEERVLGWDASGVVVATGPEVKDFAPGDEVYYAGALQNPGTDAPYQLVDERLVALKPTTLDWAQAAALPLTSLTAWEMLFKRFQIPQKADDTQSQLGKGADGPVLLVIGGAGGVGSMAIQLAKALTNARVVATASRPASRAWAEAMGADHVIDHTHPLKPQLDGLSLPAPTYVFSTSHTAEYLPQIVGLIQPEGQIGLIDDPKALDVVSLKRKSLALHWEWMFTPAYYHLPSMARQGKILAQVAQLVDQGKVRTTLNDLLGPLDPGSLAQAHTMLESGRTVGKIVLEGFANP, encoded by the coding sequence ATGACCATTCCTCCCTTCATGGAGGTTGTCGCCGCCCGTCCAAACGATTTCGCCTGGCAACGCCAAGCCGTCCCCAAACCCCAAGGCAGGGAGCTTCTGGTGGCGGTCAAGGCTGTTTCGGTCAACCCAGTTGACGTCAAAATCCGCAGCACCTTGCAGCCTGGCGAAGAACGCGTCCTAGGTTGGGACGCTTCTGGCGTGGTGGTAGCTACCGGGCCAGAGGTGAAGGATTTTGCGCCAGGCGATGAGGTGTATTACGCAGGTGCCCTGCAGAACCCCGGCACTGACGCCCCCTACCAGTTGGTTGATGAACGCCTGGTGGCGCTCAAGCCAACCACACTTGACTGGGCGCAGGCAGCAGCGCTTCCCCTGACGTCACTGACTGCCTGGGAAATGCTGTTCAAGCGTTTTCAAATTCCCCAGAAAGCAGATGACACCCAAAGCCAGCTAGGAAAAGGGGCAGATGGCCCTGTCTTGCTGGTCATTGGCGGCGCTGGCGGCGTGGGGTCCATGGCCATTCAGTTAGCCAAGGCCTTGACCAATGCGCGCGTGGTGGCCACGGCCTCCCGGCCTGCAAGCCGCGCCTGGGCAGAGGCCATGGGGGCTGACCATGTCATCGACCACACCCATCCCCTCAAGCCGCAGTTGGATGGTCTGTCACTGCCAGCGCCCACTTATGTGTTCTCCACCTCTCACACAGCTGAATACCTGCCGCAGATTGTTGGTCTCATCCAACCGGAGGGACAGATAGGGCTTATTGACGATCCCAAGGCGCTTGACGTGGTCTCCCTCAAACGCAAGAGCCTGGCACTTCATTGGGAATGGATGTTCACCCCTGCCTATTACCACCTGCCCAGCATGGCGCGCCAAGGCAAGATCTTGGCGCAAGTGGCCCAGCTGGTGGACCAGGGGAAGGTGCGCACCACTTTGAATGACCTTCTGGGACCGTTGGACCCAGGAAGCCTTGCCCAGGCCCACACCATGCTGGAGAGCGGGCGCACAGTGGGCAAGATCGTTCTGGAGGGTTTTGCAAATCCCTGA
- the ykgO gene encoding type B 50S ribosomal protein L36, with amino-acid sequence MKIRNSLKTAKIRDKNCRVVKRRGRVYVINKKNPRMKARQG; translated from the coding sequence ATGAAAATCCGCAATAGTCTCAAGACCGCCAAAATCCGTGACAAGAACTGCCGCGTTGTGAAGCGCCGTGGCCGCGTTTACGTCATCAACAAGAAAAACCCCCGCATGAAAGCCCGCCAGGGCTGA
- a CDS encoding tetratricopeptide repeat protein has translation MVALRALPALLAGLCVFVASTAWAQSPSKNPAVPTRHHSAGGAALKAPEHKRPLPALAAAEQALKNATTHQAAAEAFQRAEAQRMGALTPESALMLDQASQLAAKGSMQMAEAILAQALALQDCTVLRRERAQLRMALNDPMGAREDLRQALAKDPDDVLSWLLLSQLETQLHEGTAAMGALQEMQRRAPAMELDKDVLKKFKAENIGQPL, from the coding sequence TTGGTTGCGCTGCGCGCCTTGCCAGCCTTGCTGGCAGGGCTTTGCGTGTTTGTGGCAAGCACTGCCTGGGCCCAGTCCCCTTCCAAAAACCCTGCTGTGCCTACACGCCATCACTCTGCAGGCGGTGCAGCGCTTAAAGCGCCAGAACACAAACGCCCCCTGCCTGCCCTGGCCGCTGCTGAACAAGCCTTGAAAAACGCCACCACTCACCAAGCGGCTGCTGAGGCTTTCCAGCGCGCTGAGGCACAGCGCATGGGCGCCCTCACCCCTGAAAGCGCCCTGATGCTTGACCAGGCCAGCCAGCTGGCCGCCAAGGGCAGCATGCAAATGGCTGAGGCCATTTTGGCCCAAGCCTTGGCATTGCAGGATTGCACCGTGTTGCGGCGTGAACGTGCCCAACTGCGCATGGCCCTCAATGACCCAATGGGCGCGCGCGAGGATTTGCGCCAAGCGCTGGCCAAAGACCCTGATGACGTTCTGTCCTGGCTGCTGTTAAGCCAGCTGGAAACCCAATTGCATGAAGGGACTGCTGCCATGGGAGCGCTTCAGGAAATGCAGCGCCGCGCGCCCGCCATGGAGCTGGACAAGGACGTGCTTAAAAAATTCAAAGCTGAGAACATCGGCCAGCCTCTTTGA
- a CDS encoding primosomal protein N', whose product MTAPSASRAAVLVPRPFPGPLDYSVQGQAPAPGTLVHVPLGRGKGREVVGCVWDTPQERSSTLAATAMGGAVAAARLKPLGSPLPGVPPLPATLRRFVDWVADYTMSPPGMVLAMAVRAPVQTPPRQPVPGWRPVAPEKPPGLTGAAATPTRLRVWAAAGQGTAKTVPELASAAQCGVAVVRGMINKGWLVQAEHSGAVNPTPQPDYERPTLSDDQRKAASLLVSQVDKAVFSTTLLEGVTGSGKTEVYFEAVEQALRMGRQVLVLLPEIALTAQWGSRFEKRFGCAPLIWHSALGGRARTDVWMACATGQARVVVGARSALFLPFADLGLVVVDEEHEATYKQEEGVLYHGRDMAVVRARLAGAPCILASATPSLETRANVEKGRYGHVLLPRRHGGALMPAVKLINLTKNLPAPGQWLSQPLRDAVSQTLDRGEQALLFLNRRGYAPLTLCRHCGYQFECPHCSAWMVEHKSHQRLTCHHCEHSEPAPAFCPQCGESDMLAAIGPGVERIHEEARRLWPHAELLCLASDEMKSPESLRQAIERVASGQTNLIIGTQLVAKGWHFPHLTTVGVVDADLGLNGADLRAGERTMQLLQQVAGRAGRAERPGTVWLQSWDVRHPLMQAMAHDDMAGFLEAEKAARAPGFWPPFGRLAALVVSAPIAEQAEEMAQLVASVGPHGVPGVQILGPAPAPMAFLRGRHRQRLLLKTQRSVALQPLLRQWLAKVAEVEKEHSAGRQAKSLSWQGDVRLTVDIDPVSFM is encoded by the coding sequence ATGACTGCCCCTTCCGCCAGCCGTGCGGCTGTCCTGGTGCCACGCCCCTTCCCAGGCCCTTTGGATTACAGTGTGCAGGGCCAGGCGCCAGCACCAGGCACATTGGTACATGTGCCGCTTGGGCGCGGCAAAGGGCGGGAAGTGGTGGGATGTGTTTGGGACACCCCCCAAGAACGCTCCTCAACCCTGGCGGCCACTGCCATGGGGGGAGCGGTGGCAGCAGCGCGGTTGAAGCCCCTGGGCAGCCCCTTGCCTGGTGTGCCGCCCTTGCCAGCCACACTGCGCCGTTTTGTGGATTGGGTGGCTGATTACACCATGAGCCCCCCAGGCATGGTGCTGGCCATGGCAGTTCGCGCCCCTGTGCAGACACCGCCGCGCCAGCCAGTGCCAGGTTGGCGCCCAGTTGCCCCTGAAAAGCCCCCAGGGCTTACAGGGGCGGCGGCCACCCCAACGCGTTTGCGCGTATGGGCTGCGGCTGGCCAAGGCACAGCGAAAACCGTTCCAGAACTGGCAAGCGCTGCCCAGTGCGGCGTAGCCGTTGTGCGCGGCATGATCAACAAAGGTTGGCTGGTTCAGGCAGAACACTCTGGGGCGGTGAACCCTACCCCCCAGCCAGACTACGAGCGCCCCACGCTTTCAGATGACCAACGCAAAGCGGCTTCCCTTTTGGTTAGTCAGGTGGACAAGGCGGTTTTTTCCACCACCCTTTTGGAAGGCGTGACGGGGTCAGGCAAAACGGAGGTGTACTTTGAAGCCGTTGAGCAGGCGTTGCGCATGGGGCGCCAAGTGCTGGTCCTGTTGCCGGAGATCGCGTTGACAGCCCAGTGGGGAAGCCGTTTTGAAAAACGCTTTGGATGTGCGCCCCTGATTTGGCATTCGGCTTTGGGGGGGCGGGCGCGCACCGATGTGTGGATGGCCTGCGCCACAGGACAGGCCCGTGTGGTTGTGGGGGCGCGTTCAGCCCTTTTCCTGCCTTTTGCTGATTTGGGCCTTGTTGTGGTGGATGAGGAGCACGAAGCCACCTACAAGCAGGAGGAAGGGGTGCTTTACCATGGGCGAGACATGGCGGTGGTGCGGGCCAGGTTGGCGGGCGCGCCCTGCATTCTGGCTTCAGCCACGCCCTCCTTGGAAACGCGCGCCAATGTGGAGAAGGGCCGCTATGGCCATGTCCTGCTGCCAAGGCGCCATGGTGGCGCCCTCATGCCAGCGGTCAAGCTCATCAACCTGACCAAGAATTTGCCTGCGCCTGGTCAATGGCTCTCACAACCCTTGCGCGATGCCGTCAGCCAGACTTTGGACAGGGGGGAGCAGGCCCTGCTGTTCCTGAATCGCCGCGGTTATGCGCCCCTAACGCTGTGCCGCCACTGTGGTTACCAGTTTGAATGCCCCCATTGCTCCGCCTGGATGGTGGAGCACAAAAGCCACCAGCGCCTGACATGCCACCATTGTGAACACAGCGAACCTGCACCAGCGTTCTGCCCGCAATGCGGTGAAAGCGACATGTTGGCGGCCATTGGGCCAGGGGTGGAGCGCATTCATGAGGAGGCACGCAGGCTCTGGCCCCATGCTGAACTCCTGTGCCTGGCCTCAGACGAGATGAAAAGCCCTGAAAGCCTGCGCCAAGCCATTGAACGCGTGGCTTCAGGCCAGACTAACCTCATCATTGGAACGCAGTTGGTGGCCAAGGGGTGGCATTTCCCCCACCTTACCACGGTGGGGGTTGTGGATGCCGATTTGGGGCTGAATGGAGCTGACTTGCGTGCTGGTGAGCGCACCATGCAGCTTTTGCAGCAGGTGGCTGGGCGCGCTGGGCGCGCTGAACGCCCTGGCACGGTTTGGCTGCAAAGTTGGGATGTGCGCCACCCCCTCATGCAGGCCATGGCGCATGATGATATGGCAGGCTTCCTGGAAGCTGAGAAAGCAGCCCGTGCGCCAGGTTTCTGGCCACCTTTTGGGCGTTTGGCAGCCTTGGTCGTCAGCGCCCCCATAGCAGAGCAAGCTGAGGAAATGGCCCAACTTGTGGCTTCAGTCGGGCCCCATGGGGTGCCAGGCGTACAAATCCTGGGCCCAGCCCCTGCCCCCATGGCGTTCCTGCGTGGCCGCCACCGCCAGCGATTGCTGCTGAAAACGCAGCGCTCTGTGGCCTTACAGCCCTTGCTGCGTCAATGGCTGGCGAAAGTGGCCGAAGTGGAAAAGGAGCACAGCGCAGGGCGCCAGGCCAAGTCACTTTCCTGGCAGGGGGATGTTCGCCTGACAGTAGACATCGACCCCGTCTCCTTCATGTGA
- a CDS encoding aspartyl protease family protein, translated as MRAPILAAALVLAGTFTPLPAKAAPSFPAMPPNAHAAQACRLHNLVRVPLELHEGIPVVNAQLNDVPMGMVVDTGSEGSLLTPQALVPLHLVSDGHDDGVIIQGSDGRSHLAPLAHIGSLRLAQGRDEWALDNVTMPIGVLSSLPPAQPPVMGLLGMDVLGRHDIEMDLPGHSLTIWDVRSQSLLCPVPPPWQGIWRHLPARRSGDRIMVPFTLDGQSGLALIDSGARSLVLSTRFAHRLGVNDATLARDPGGRSKGLGTKANDWHWHRFHNLDIAGQDTPTPVLTVAPLALDEPDMLLGTAWLKNHVVWIPARGNEVYVLVAGPGGVPVAHMPIHP; from the coding sequence ATGCGCGCCCCTATCCTTGCTGCAGCACTCGTCCTGGCTGGCACCTTCACACCCCTCCCAGCCAAAGCAGCCCCCAGCTTCCCTGCCATGCCACCCAACGCCCACGCGGCACAGGCTTGCCGCCTGCACAACCTGGTGCGTGTTCCCTTGGAACTGCATGAAGGCATTCCCGTGGTGAATGCCCAACTCAATGACGTACCCATGGGCATGGTTGTTGATACAGGTTCTGAGGGGAGCCTTCTCACCCCCCAGGCCCTTGTGCCCCTGCATTTGGTTTCAGACGGCCATGATGATGGGGTGATTATCCAGGGAAGTGACGGGCGCAGTCACCTGGCCCCCTTAGCGCACATTGGCAGCCTGCGCTTGGCGCAGGGAAGGGATGAATGGGCGTTGGACAACGTCACTATGCCTATTGGCGTGCTTTCCAGCTTGCCACCGGCGCAACCCCCCGTCATGGGGCTGCTGGGCATGGACGTCCTGGGGCGCCATGACATTGAAATGGACCTGCCCGGCCACAGCCTGACGATCTGGGATGTGCGCAGCCAATCCTTGCTCTGCCCCGTGCCACCACCATGGCAGGGGATATGGCGCCATTTGCCAGCACGGCGCAGCGGCGACCGCATCATGGTGCCGTTTACCCTTGATGGGCAATCAGGGCTGGCGCTAATTGATTCAGGGGCGCGCTCGCTAGTGCTGTCAACACGCTTCGCCCACCGCCTTGGCGTCAATGACGCCACCCTGGCGCGTGACCCAGGTGGGCGCAGTAAAGGGCTGGGCACCAAGGCCAATGATTGGCATTGGCACCGTTTCCACAACCTGGACATCGCTGGGCAGGACACCCCCACCCCAGTGTTGACGGTGGCCCCCTTGGCTTTGGATGAGCCAGACATGCTTCTGGGCACAGCGTGGCTCAAAAACCATGTGGTGTGGATTCCAGCGCGTGGCAATGAGGTTTACGTGTTGGTAGCTGGCCCTGGGGGCGTGCCTGTGGCCCACATGCCCATTCATCCTTGA
- a CDS encoding ankyrin repeat domain-containing protein gives MADAANTPQAAQHGRLSTTWNRWTAAFTLAVVLVAGIAACVYGLAWQHHQGANHPHKLSAAEVQRKLDMMFSRADKGPPPKVPALARLGVSEERLETIWLDAARAGDQDIITGLLKRGMAPNVANGRGHTALILATYYDHLATVKALVSHGASPCQEDRKGNTALMGAAFRGNEAILRYLAAQGCDVNHRNHAGQTALMMAALFGRAKAAKALLALGAERSLKDQASQDALSLARLQGNGAMVELLSVP, from the coding sequence ATGGCAGATGCGGCAAACACCCCTCAGGCGGCACAGCACGGCCGCCTAAGCACAACCTGGAACAGGTGGACGGCTGCTTTCACATTGGCTGTGGTGTTGGTGGCAGGCATTGCAGCCTGCGTTTATGGTTTGGCTTGGCAGCATCACCAGGGCGCTAACCACCCCCACAAGCTGAGCGCGGCTGAAGTTCAGCGCAAGCTGGACATGATGTTTTCGCGCGCTGACAAAGGGCCGCCCCCCAAGGTCCCAGCCCTAGCCCGGCTGGGCGTCAGCGAGGAACGCCTGGAAACCATTTGGCTGGACGCAGCACGCGCTGGCGACCAGGACATCATCACAGGGCTCCTTAAACGTGGCATGGCGCCCAATGTAGCCAATGGGCGCGGCCACACGGCCCTCATCCTGGCTACCTACTATGACCACCTCGCCACGGTGAAGGCGCTGGTCAGCCATGGCGCCAGTCCCTGCCAAGAGGATAGGAAGGGCAACACGGCCTTGATGGGTGCTGCCTTCAGGGGCAATGAGGCCATCCTGCGCTACCTGGCCGCGCAGGGTTGTGATGTGAACCACCGCAACCACGCAGGTCAGACGGCCCTGATGATGGCGGCACTTTTTGGCCGCGCCAAAGCGGCCAAGGCGCTCCTTGCTTTGGGTGCTGAACGTTCTTTGAAGGACCAGGCCAGCCAGGACGCCCTTTCACTGGCGCGGCTGCAGGGCAACGGTGCCATGGTGGAGTTGCTCAGCGTCCCCTGA
- a CDS encoding catalase, which yields MSRLEKAKGLALSLMMSSALALPAFTAPVQAAGAPDVVVNPDNRQPPELTQDTGRGVADNQNTKTAGQNGPDLLEDYHFLEKFGHFDRERIPQRVVHARGVGVQGEFEATTDFSQYSMASLFKPGKKTPIVMRFSTVLNRDGSPEWIRDPRGWAIKFKTDTGNWDIVGIDFPVFFIRDAMKFPDLIHSQSVDPVSGIQDLVGRWDFFSNMPENAHALTWLYSMRFGVPKSLRQIDGYGVHAYRTMTKDGKQYFVKFQFKSRQGVEGLSRDQIAKTDWNYATKDLYGAIYKGDYPKWDLYAYVMTPEEAKALPYDAFDDTKDWIDDKGHKLGHEVKLGTLTLNKVPDNFFEWTEEAAYGPGTMIPGIYPSPDKMLQGRLFSYPDTQRYRLGANYQELPVNRPLVAVHNDQQDGMMQFMPQKGHANYQPTSYWSDPWAVKDEVKPGNGVIEPSAPAGSKLAAATYPVGGMARAERISPADDFSQAGILWRSFSPTEKSQEIANLVADMQGNNIHKPARVTLVRCAAYFYKADPEFGTRLAKGLNIPMADVMAVVNSLPKGL from the coding sequence ATGAGCCGTCTTGAGAAGGCCAAGGGCCTTGCCCTTTCCTTGATGATGTCGTCAGCGCTGGCGCTGCCAGCCTTCACAGCCCCTGTGCAGGCGGCTGGCGCCCCGGACGTTGTGGTCAACCCTGACAACCGCCAGCCCCCGGAGCTGACCCAGGACACTGGCCGCGGCGTGGCTGACAACCAGAACACCAAGACCGCTGGCCAGAATGGCCCCGACCTGCTTGAGGACTACCACTTCCTTGAGAAGTTCGGTCATTTTGACCGTGAGCGCATCCCCCAGCGCGTTGTCCACGCGCGCGGCGTTGGCGTTCAGGGCGAATTTGAGGCCACGACTGATTTCAGCCAGTACTCCATGGCTTCCCTTTTCAAGCCCGGCAAGAAGACACCCATCGTGATGCGCTTCTCAACCGTGCTGAACCGCGATGGCTCCCCTGAGTGGATCCGCGACCCGCGCGGCTGGGCCATTAAGTTCAAGACCGACACCGGCAACTGGGACATCGTTGGCATTGACTTCCCGGTGTTCTTCATCCGTGACGCCATGAAGTTCCCCGACCTGATCCATTCCCAGTCGGTTGACCCAGTCAGCGGCATCCAGGACCTGGTGGGGCGTTGGGACTTCTTCTCCAACATGCCTGAGAACGCCCACGCGCTGACGTGGCTCTACTCCATGCGTTTTGGCGTGCCGAAGTCACTGCGCCAGATCGATGGCTACGGCGTGCACGCCTACCGCACCATGACGAAGGACGGTAAGCAGTACTTCGTGAAGTTCCAGTTCAAGTCCCGCCAAGGTGTTGAGGGCCTCTCCCGCGACCAAATCGCCAAAACGGATTGGAACTACGCCACCAAGGACCTCTACGGCGCCATCTACAAGGGCGATTACCCCAAATGGGACCTCTACGCCTACGTCATGACGCCTGAGGAAGCCAAAGCCCTTCCCTATGATGCCTTCGATGACACTAAGGACTGGATCGATGACAAGGGGCACAAGCTGGGCCATGAGGTGAAGCTTGGCACATTGACCTTGAACAAGGTCCCCGACAACTTCTTCGAATGGACTGAGGAAGCCGCTTACGGCCCCGGCACCATGATCCCGGGCATCTACCCTTCCCCAGACAAGATGCTGCAGGGGCGCCTGTTCTCCTACCCGGACACGCAGCGCTACCGCCTGGGCGCCAACTACCAGGAACTGCCTGTCAACCGCCCACTTGTGGCTGTTCATAATGACCAGCAAGACGGCATGATGCAGTTCATGCCCCAGAAAGGCCATGCCAATTACCAGCCCACCAGCTACTGGAGCGACCCTTGGGCCGTGAAAGATGAGGTGAAGCCCGGCAATGGCGTGATTGAGCCTTCCGCCCCGGCAGGCTCCAAGCTGGCGGCGGCCACTTACCCCGTTGGCGGCATGGCGCGCGCTGAGCGCATCTCCCCCGCTGACGACTTCTCCCAGGCAGGCATTTTGTGGCGCTCCTTCAGCCCTACGGAGAAAAGCCAGGAGATCGCCAACCTTGTGGCCGACATGCAGGGTAACAACATCCACAAGCCAGCGCGCGTTACGCTGGTGCGCTGCGCAGCTTACTTCTACAAAGCTGACCCGGAGTTCGGCACGCGCTTGGCCAAAGGGCTGAATATTCCCATGGCTGACGTCATGGCTGTGGTCAACAGCCTTCCCAAAGGACTGTGA
- a CDS encoding isochorismatase family protein has product MASPSSQSTCRKPTGKAFLVVDMQRDFLPGGTLALPTQHTATLAERLAEHIRQPAFNQHYDALVFTQDWHPANHASFQDQGGPWPAHCVAGTAGAKLASPLQALALPGAGGVPVIIQRKGTMQDCDSPSAFSDNGRQPSGLAAKLRSAGIKALDVTGVALEVCVKATVLDALKAGFVVRVLPNFCAGLDKAGATAALAALQRAGAHIEPG; this is encoded by the coding sequence ATGGCCAGCCCTTCCTCACAGTCCACCTGCCGCAAGCCCACAGGAAAAGCCTTCCTGGTTGTGGACATGCAGCGCGACTTCCTGCCTGGCGGGACATTGGCCCTCCCAACCCAACACACAGCAACCCTGGCGGAACGCCTGGCTGAGCACATCAGGCAGCCTGCTTTTAACCAGCATTACGATGCCCTGGTCTTCACCCAGGATTGGCACCCAGCCAACCATGCCTCCTTCCAGGACCAAGGGGGGCCATGGCCAGCCCATTGCGTAGCAGGGACGGCTGGCGCCAAGCTGGCCTCCCCTTTGCAAGCCTTGGCGCTGCCAGGGGCAGGGGGGGTGCCTGTCATCATCCAGCGCAAAGGAACGATGCAGGATTGCGACAGCCCTTCCGCCTTTAGCGATAACGGCCGCCAGCCTTCAGGTTTGGCAGCCAAGCTGCGCTCAGCGGGCATCAAGGCCTTGGACGTGACTGGGGTGGCGCTTGAGGTCTGCGTCAAAGCCACTGTCCTGGACGCCCTCAAAGCCGGGTTTGTGGTGCGCGTGCTGCCCAATTTCTGCGCTGGCCTGGACAAGGCAGGCGCCACCGCAGCCCTGGCTGCCCTGCAGCGCGCTGGCGCCCACATAGAGCCTGGCTGA
- a CDS encoding class I SAM-dependent methyltransferase — protein MKGRDSAMPPAAQWERFFQAPEVVCKMVPAEALSSGIAEFGCGYGTFSLPLARLLRAKGGHLVAMDYEEHLVEGLRVQANAHGLGEHLTCLQADLLEAPSPCARGSMAHVMIYNLLHVEHPERLLAEARRLLRPQGTVSVMHWRSDITTPRGPTMAIRPTARQAMAWLQAAGLGDVQTVPLGNSTPWHWGLRATFQR, from the coding sequence ATGAAGGGACGTGACAGCGCCATGCCGCCAGCAGCGCAATGGGAACGGTTTTTCCAAGCGCCAGAGGTCGTGTGTAAAATGGTGCCAGCTGAAGCCCTCTCAAGCGGCATTGCTGAATTCGGTTGTGGCTACGGCACCTTCAGCCTGCCCCTGGCGCGGCTTCTGCGGGCTAAGGGGGGGCATTTAGTCGCAATGGACTATGAGGAACACCTGGTGGAAGGACTGCGTGTCCAAGCCAACGCACACGGCCTTGGGGAGCACCTGACATGCCTGCAGGCAGACTTGCTTGAAGCACCCAGCCCATGCGCCAGGGGCAGCATGGCGCATGTCATGATATACAACCTCCTTCATGTGGAACACCCTGAGCGCCTCCTGGCGGAAGCGCGGCGCCTGCTGCGCCCGCAAGGGACGGTCTCCGTCATGCATTGGCGCAGCGACATCACCACCCCGCGTGGCCCTACCATGGCCATCAGGCCAACAGCGCGCCAAGCCATGGCATGGCTGCAGGCAGCTGGTTTGGGTGACGTGCAGACAGTGCCCCTTGGCAACAGCACACCTTGGCACTGGGGGCTACGCGCAACCTTCCAGCGCTGA
- the queE gene encoding 7-carboxy-7-deazaguanine synthase, producing the protein MVYSVKEIFPTLQGEGFHTGRAAVFCRFAGCNLWNGREGDRAHALCRFCDTDFIGTDGPGGGRFHKAADLAQSILQAWQAGTGDQGHASCSPLVRPYVVFTGGEPLLQLDQPLIQALKQLDFEVGVESNGTLKAPLGIDWLCISPKGRAPLVQASGDELKFIYPQTDASPELFTTLPFKHFWLQPLDIPAPSAEAGQPPLRSAENVQAAVRYCQTHPQWRLSLQTHKLIGIP; encoded by the coding sequence GTGGTTTATTCAGTCAAAGAAATATTTCCAACACTGCAGGGCGAAGGCTTCCACACAGGCCGCGCTGCGGTGTTTTGCCGTTTTGCGGGTTGCAACCTTTGGAACGGCCGCGAAGGGGACCGTGCCCATGCGCTGTGCCGCTTCTGCGACACTGACTTCATTGGCACGGATGGTCCTGGCGGTGGGCGTTTCCACAAGGCAGCTGACCTGGCCCAGTCCATCCTCCAGGCATGGCAGGCAGGAACGGGCGACCAAGGCCATGCCTCCTGCAGCCCCTTGGTGCGCCCTTATGTCGTGTTCACGGGGGGCGAGCCCTTGCTGCAGCTTGACCAGCCTCTGATCCAAGCCTTGAAGCAGCTGGATTTTGAAGTAGGGGTGGAAAGCAATGGCACCCTCAAAGCGCCTTTGGGGATAGATTGGCTGTGCATCAGCCCCAAAGGGCGCGCCCCCCTGGTGCAGGCCAGCGGTGACGAACTGAAGTTCATCTACCCCCAGACAGACGCTAGCCCTGAACTTTTCACCACGCTGCCTTTCAAGCATTTTTGGCTGCAGCCCCTCGACATCCCCGCGCCTTCAGCCGAAGCTGGACAGCCCCCCCTGCGGAGTGCTGAAAATGTGCAGGCGGCAGTACGCTACTGCCAGACCCACCCTCAGTGGCGTCTCAGTCTGCAAACCCACAAGCTGATAGGCATACCATGA
- the queC gene encoding 7-cyano-7-deazaguanine synthase QueC: MTNHQDFPVPHTSRQLAPLSGSFSLPGGAALVLFSGGQDSATCLAWALSAFQHVETVGFSYGQRHAVEMDCRATLRRQIADLVPRGAERLGDDHVIDLPALGKLSETALTRDAEIKLGKNGLPNTFVPGRNLIFLTFAAALAFRRNARTIITGVCETDYSGYPDCRDDAIKAMQVALNIGMDQRFVLQAPLMWLDKARTWKLAELIGGPALVETIRRDSHSCYHGDRGEGSEHDWGYGCGHCPACELRAEGWHRYQASKS; encoded by the coding sequence ATGACAAACCACCAGGATTTCCCGGTCCCCCACACTTCCCGTCAGCTTGCTCCCCTCAGCGGGTCCTTTTCCCTGCCTGGCGGGGCGGCGCTGGTGCTGTTCTCTGGTGGACAGGACTCAGCCACATGCTTGGCCTGGGCCCTATCAGCGTTCCAGCATGTGGAAACGGTGGGTTTTTCCTATGGCCAACGCCACGCCGTTGAAATGGACTGCCGCGCCACGCTGCGCCGCCAAATCGCCGACCTGGTGCCCCGCGGGGCAGAACGCCTTGGTGATGACCACGTGATCGACCTGCCAGCGCTAGGCAAACTCTCTGAAACTGCCCTGACACGCGATGCTGAAATCAAGCTTGGCAAAAACGGCCTGCCCAATACGTTTGTGCCAGGGCGCAACCTCATTTTCCTGACATTCGCAGCTGCTTTGGCCTTCAGGCGCAATGCGCGCACCATCATCACAGGCGTATGCGAGACGGATTATTCTGGCTATCCCGATTGCCGGGATGACGCCATCAAGGCCATGCAGGTTGCGCTGAACATCGGCATGGACCAGCGCTTTGTGCTGCAAGCTCCTCTGATGTGGCTGGATAAGGCGCGCACCTGGAAGCTGGCTGAACTCATCGGCGGCCCTGCCTTGGTGGAGACCATCCGCCGTGACAGCCACTCCTGCTACCACGGCGACCGGGGCGAAGGCAGCGAGCATGACTGGGGTTATGGCTGTGGGCATTGTCCTGCCTGTGAACTGCGCGCTGAAGGCTGGCACCGTTACCAGGCCAGCAAGTCATGA